Below is a genomic region from Flavobacterium ginsengisoli.
ATCAAAAATTGGAACGTTTAAGTCGCCTTCTTTTATTACCAACGGAATTTCAGTACATCCTAAAATAATCCCTTCAGCTCCATTTTTAATCAATTCATTTGCAATTTCTAGATAACGCTTTTTTGTTTCTTCGGTTGCAATTCCTCTTCCAAGTTCTTCAAAAATGGTATAATGGATAAAATCTTTATCAGCTTCCGAATTTGGAATTATAGTTTCAATTCCTTTTTCAGCAAGTTTGTCTTTAAAGAAATCTAATTCCATAGTAAACTTTGTCCCTAACAAACCTACCTTTTTTATTTCTTTCTTTTGGATTTCAATTGCTGTTTCTTCTGCAATATGAATAAGAGGAATATCAATAGCTTGCTGTAATCTATCAGCAATTAAATGCATCGTATTGGCGCATAAAAGAATCGCTTCTGCCCCACCCGATTTTAATACTTCTGCAGCTTTAAAAAGCATATTAAAAGTAGAATCCCAATCGTTGGCATCGTTATTCTTTTTAATATCGGCATAATTAAAAGAGTAAATTAGACATTCAGAGAAATTCAGTCCACCGAGTTTTTCATTAATTCCTTTATTAATTAAAGTATAATAATCAGAAGTAGAAACCCAGCTGATTCCACCAATAAGCCCAATTTTCCTCATATAAGTTTTTTTTATATTATTGAATTTCTTTGATTCCTTTTACAAAAAGCCATTTCATAAAAAGCTTTTCACCATCTTTGGTTCTCACAGCTTGAAATTTAGGTCCAATAATAGTTCCAATTACAAACGCAGTCATCGGAATCCAAATTCCAGTTAATCCTGTGTAAGCCGCAATCAAATATCTAAATGCAAGAAAAAGGATTGCAAAAGCTCGCTAATTGATATAAAAAAGCTCGTAGTTGTAGTTTTGACATTTTTTTTATAGTTGCTAAGGTTCTGAGATGCTAAGATGCTAAGTTTTTCTCCTTGCCGCTTATAATCTTAGAAACTTAAATTTATTTTAAATTATATTTTTCATTTTACCAAAATTCTTAGCATCTCAGAATCTTAACATCTTAGAATCTTAGACCTGAAATTTTGTTCTTTTACTTCCTTCGTACATTTCGTATTTTACCAAACGAGCTTCAAGACTTGCATTAAAAAGTTTGATTTTTCTTGAAGGTTTTAATCCAACAAATTTTAACGCTTCTAGATTGGCTGTTATAAACCAAGCGTCTGTACCTGGATAATTTTTCTTCAAAGTATCTCCAATACTAGCATAAAATCTTTCCATGTGAATATCTAAACGCTCATCATAAGGCGGATTAAAAACGATATGAAGTTTACCTTCTGTTTCTTTTTCCGTGTCAAAGAAGTTCTCTTCAAAAACAGTTACATAATCCTCCAAATTGGCATTTCTGATATTGTCTTTGGCTTTGCTAACCGCACTTGGCGCTTTATCAAAACCTTTAATTGTAAAATGAAACTCTCTTGTCTTTTTCATTAAACTATCTACAATTGTATCAAATAGATCATTATCCCAATCTTTCCATTTTTCGAAAGCAAATTCTTTTCTGTTGATGTTTGCTGGAATATTGCAAGCAATCATAGCGGCTTCTGCCAAAAAAGTTCCAGAACCACACATTGGATCAAGGAAATGACTTTGTCCATCCCAACCCGATAATAAAAGAATTCCAGCAGCCAACACCTCATTAATAGGCGCAATATTGGTAGCAGTTCTATAGCCACGCTGATGAAGCGATGCTCCAGAAGTATCTAAAGCTACAGAAACCTGATCTCTATCAATATGAATATTAATACGCAAATCTGGATGCTGTTTATCAATACTCGGACGTTGTCCTGTTCTTTCTCTAAACTGATCTACAATCGCATCTTTACATTTCTGAGAAACAAATTCAGAATGATTGAAATAAGTAGAATGCACTGTAGTATCGATCACAAAAGTTTGATTAGCATTTAAATATTTAGACCAGTTTAACCCAGAAATTCCCTTGTACAAAGCTTGCTCATTATTAGCTCTAAAAAAATAAATTGGCTTTAAAACTTTAAGAGCTGTACGCAAAGACAAATTGGCTTTATACATAAAACCTTTATCACCTTTAAAGCTCACCATTCTCACACCTTTTTCAACATCCTGAGCGCCAAGTGTGCGTAATTCTTTTTCTAATATTTCTTCAAAGCCAAAAAAACATTTGGCAATCATTTTAAAATTTTCTTCCATTTCTTTTTTAATTAAAAAAAGCCAATCGCTATAACATTTTATTATACTGGTATAAACACGTATCGAAGCGAAATAGTTATTTTTCGGCAAAAATACACTAAATTTGCCGGACTTTTGAATTAATTGAAATAGAATAAATGTCTGAAAAACATAACGCACCAATCCAGAATCAAGAAGACGACAATCAAAACTGGTATTCTTCGTGGTTTGACACGCCATATTATCACATTCTTTATAAGGATCGTAATTATCGTGAAGCTCAGGTTTTCATGGACAATTTAACGCATTATCTTAATTTGCCTGAGAAAGCAAAAGTATTGGATTTAGCATGCGGAAAAGGCCGTCATTCTATTTATTTAAATCAATTGGGCTACGATGTTTTGGGAGCAGATTTGTCTGAAAATAGCATTGCCGAAGCTAGCAAAAACAGCAACGAAACACTTCATTTTAAAGTGCACGATATGCGCGAACCTTTTGAAGAAAAATTTGATGCTATTTTTAATCTTTTTACCAGTTTCGGTTACTTCGAAAGCGACGACGACAACCTAACAACTTTAAAAGCAATTAAAGAAAGTTTATCTGAATACGGCTTTGCAGTCATTGACTTTATGAACGTGCCAAACGTTATTGAAAATCTTGTTCCTGAAGAAATAAAAACGGTTGATGAAATAGATTTTCACATCAAAAGATATCTTGAAGATGGTCATATCTTTAAAGAAATTGATTTTGAAGACCAAGGCAGAAAATATCATTTTACAGAAAAAGTAAAAGCACTAACTTTGAAAGACTTTCAAGATTTAATGGACGAAGCTGGAATTTTCCTTCTAGACATTTTTGGAGACTATAAACTCAAAAAATTCCATAAAACCGAAAGCGAAAGATTAATCATGATTTTTAAGTAAATTGGTTAATCGTTTAATTGTTTAACCGTTTAACCGTTTAATCGCTAAACAAAAAAACAATTAACCGATTAAACGAATCAACGATTAAACAAAATAAAAATGAACTATTTATTACCCTTATTTTCTGTACTTTTAGGATATGGCATAGCTTTATTCATAAAACCAGAAAACAAAAATAATTTAAAATTACTACTCGCATTTAGCGGTTCTTTTTTATTGTCGTTAACCGTAATGCATCTTCTACCAGATGTTTACGAATCGCACAATCATAATATCGGAATCTTTATAATGGTCGGAATTTTATTTCAGATCGTACTCGAATTTTTCTCAAAAGGTGCCGAACACGGACACGTTCACGGACATGCAAAAATGTCTCAAATTCCGTGGCTTTTGTTTATCAGTCTTTGCATTCATGCCTTTTTAGAAGGTTTTCCGGTTAGTCATCATCATGGTTTAGCAGTCGGAATTGCCATTCACCATTTGCCAATTGCGGTTATTTTAACGACATTTTTCATTAATGCCGATTTAAATAAAAAAGCCATTTTTGTCTTCATGCTGACTTTTGCACTCATGACACCGTTAGGAACTGTAGCTTCAGAATATTTGCCTTTTTTAAGTAAATATTACACCGAAATAACAGCAATCGTAATCGGAATTTTATTCCATATTTCATCAACAATCATTTTTGAAAGCGGCGAAGGACATAAATTCAATGTTGCAAAAGTTTCTATGATTGTACTAGGAATTTTATTGGCATTCTTTTTAAAATAAATTGATTAGGCAATGAGTCAATTAGATACTTTAATAATTTTCTAATTGACTCATTATCTAATTATCAAATTTAGTTAGCTCTCTTTCTCTCCTCTTGATTTCCAAAATTACGCTCCTTCACGTTAATTTTTTTATTTCCGAAATTGTAAATCACAGACAAACGCACAAAACGATTGCTTTCATTTTGACTATAAACCTGTTTCACGCCATTTACAACCGAAGTAAAATCTTTTAAATAAGAAGTATTAAAAATATCATTGGCCAAGAATGCAATCTGAAGTGTTTTATTCAACAAATCCTGTTTGAAACCAATATCAAAACTTGAAACATAACCAACCTCATACAAACCACTTTTAAAAGGCGAACTATAATTAAAATCAACTTGAAGTTTCGTGTTTTTTCCTAAAACGAAAGTATTATTCGTTGTAAAATCAATTTGTAAACTGTTTGATGGCGTTGCATTAATATCTTTTATAAACTTTGTTTCTGAACCCAAAAAGTATAAGGTATTTTCACTTTGCCACCAATCTGCCAAAGTTGCCGAATAAGTTTCGCCTAAACCATAATTTAAGCCTTTATAATAGTTTTCGCGAGTTACAATCTGCGTATTCGTTTCTGGATTTGAAGTAAAAACAACCCCGTATCCGTTTGTAATAGCGTTTACAAAAATACTTGTTCTTAAAACCTCTTTATAAGAATGCGCCAATTCAAAATTATCACTAAATGAAGGCTTTAAAAACGGATTTCCTTCAGAATAACTATTGCTATTAATATAAACTCTAAACGGATTCAGCAAATCAAAACGCGGTCTATTGATTCTCTTTCCATAATTCAAACTAAAAGTATTGTTGTCATTCTTTTTGTACGAAGCATAAAAAGTTGGAAATAGCTTTAAATAATCATTTACATTTTCCTGATTCATCGTTTCAGAAAATCCGTTAGTCTGCGTATTTTCAAGTCTTAAACCCATTTGCAAACTCCACTTTTCATTTATTTTTTTATCTCCGTTAATATAAACAGCCTGATTATTCTCAGTGTATTTAAATCGATTTGACTGACTAAGATCTAATTCTGGTATTCCTGTAATTGTATTATAAAAAACCACATCGCTTATACTATTTGTAAAGCTCATTTTTGCTCCATAAGACAAATTAAAAGCTTGAAACGGATGTTCCATATCTGCCTTAAAACTCCAGTTATCAATATCTTGATTCGAAATATTTCGTCCTGCCTGATTGATATCGATAAATTCCATATCTGAATTATAATTGTTCGCTATAAAATCTCTATCGAATTTTGAATTATAATTGAAATAATCCACATCAAAAGATAATTTTCTATTTAAAGAATCTAATTTGGTAATCAAATGCGCATTATACGTTTGATTTTTAGAACCTTTATCTGTAAAACTTTTATTTAATGTTACATTCTGCAATTCGTTTTCTATATTATATTTTTCGATTCTAATATCCGATCCAAAATCAGGATTATTTCTGTCATTCATAAACTGAAAACCAATTGTTGTGCGTTTAGACAAATCGTAATCTAAAGCTAATTTTCCTGAAAAACTCTCGTTTTTAACTTTTGTATCGGCATCCATTTTTGAAAGACCGTCAGGAAAATACATATCTAGGTTTTCTATAGAATTTTTATATCCTGTTCTGCCATTCACACTTGCTGAAAATCTAAACTTATTTTTGCTGTAGAAGAAATTATCTCTCAAAGTATAAATTCCGTATTTATTCTGGTCGTAAGAAACTGTAGTCGAATTTTTCCATGAATCGCGAACTCCTTTTTTCATAATAATATTAATCAAACCTCCTGTTCCATCGGCTTCATATTTTGCAGGCGGATTGCTTATCACTTCAATATTTTTAATGTCAGCGACCGAAATAGATTTCAAGAAATTATTCAATTCTTCACCAGTCAATTCAATCAAACGTCCGTCGATCATAACACGCGAAGTTCCTTTTCCTAAAATGGTTATTACATCATTTTTAACTACAACTCCAGGCGCTGTATTAATGGCACTTAACGCATCTCCGCCAGTTGTTGTTACATTATTTTCTAGGTTGTAAACCAAACGATCTGTTTTCTGTTCGATAGTCTTCTTTTTAGACTGAACCACAACTTCGACCAATTTGGTTTCGTTCTCTTTGAGAACAATAGTTCCTAAATCTGTATTTTTTTCTAAAGAAATTTCTTTTTCATAAGCAGTAAAACCTAAAAGGCTAATTTCAATTTTATAAAATCCATTTTTAAGATTTACTTCAAAAGAGCCATCTTCTTTAGTTGTAGTTCCATCAATAATTTTTCCTTCCATATTTACTATCGAAATTTCGGCCCATTCTAAAGATTTGGTTTCGCTAGCTACTTTTCCTTTTAATGTTGATTGCGCTAAACAAAATAAAGGCAATAGTAATAAGATTAGGAGATTTAATTTTTTCATGATTTCTAATTTTAACTTGTTCGATTAATTTGAAGCAAAGTTGCCTTAGAAAATCTCCTTACGCGACCGACAAAAAAAAGTCGAACCATTTTCTCCCGTAGAAATTGGTTCGACTTTATGCGATAAGGCGTTCGACTTTTTACAAAGCCTTTATTTTCAACCTTTCCTGTACGCTGTCGGAGTTAAATTGGTATATTTTTTAAATGAAGTATTAAAAGAAGATTTGGAGTTAAAACCAACTTCGTACAATATTTCTAGAACCGTAAGCTGACTTTTGGTTTGATCTTTTAAAATATGCATCGCTTTTTGAATGCGATATTCATTCACAAAATCAAAAAAATGCTGATCGATATGATGATTAATTAAAATAGATAAATCGCGAACTGGAATATTTATTTGATTAGCCAATTCTTGAATGGTAAGCGACGGATCAAGAAAGGGTTCTTTCTCTGTCATATATTGTTTTAATGTAGCTATTTGAGTGCCGATCAAATCATTTTGTTTATTGACTGTTTCTGGCTTTTCTTCAATTTCTGGAAGAATATCTTTCGTTAATACTAATTTAGAATTTACACCTCTAAAAAGTTCTGGATGTTTCAATGCTTTCATTATAAACCAGCAAGTTATAAATAGCGCTATTGTTCCAACCAATACGTTTGCCCATAGAAAAATTTCTCTAAAACCGCTGTATCGCAGTACATTTTTTAAAGCTACAATAGAATGTGCGATTAGAAATACGCACGTCATTTGAAAAAGAAATTTATAAGCCGAAATACTTGGATTGGCGTAATTTTCCAGATAGATTTCTTTATATTTTTTTAGAATTAAAAATACACTTACAATATAAAAGACATATTGAAATTCGATTAAAATCTGAATAAAATAAATCTCAGACATTGAATTTAGTGGCCCAATAAAACTTCCTTCGTTTATACTTGAATATATTCTGGGTATAAAAATTAAATTAACAATTACAAAAGGAAGCACATGAACCAAATGTTTCCATTTTAGGCGAAAATCAGAATAACAAACCGCCAATACATACAAGTAGAACGATGGCATTCCTAATAAACAGAATGTCGATCTGAAAATTTCCAGATTTCGATGATCTTCTGTATATAAGTACATAAAAAATCCGCTGAGATCAATGGCTGAAAAAATAAAAAAGAAAGCAAATAAACGATTGGCTAATTTATTTTCAGTTTTTACCGTCAGCAAAAAAAATGCCATCAGCAAAGAAACAAAAACACAAATTCGGGCAATTCCCTCTAGCAAAACTAATTTATCCATCCATCTTTTAATATTAAACAAATATAATATTTTCGTTTTTGTAACAAAGCCTAATTAAAACCGTCTTTAAAGGGAAAAAATAGAAGAAAAAAAATGATTTTAAATCTCTGAGACTTTGCAAGATTGAGATAAATTATATTAATTTTGACGAGTCTAAATAACGATAAAATGACATTTACGAAAACCACTGAACAAGCCTCAAAATATGAACATTTAGAGAAGATGTCTGTTCATGAATTGTTATCCAATATAAATCAAGAAGACAAAACTGTGCCTTATGCAGTCGAAAAAGCTTTGCCCCAAATAGAAGCTTTGATTCCGCAAATAGTAGCAAAATTAAAGCTTGGCGGCAGATTGTTTTATATTGGAGCAGGAACTTCTGGCCGACTTGGTGTTGTTGATGCTTCAGAATGTCCGCCAACTTTTGGCGTTCCTTTTGATTTAGTAAATGGCATTATTGCAGGTGGCGACACAGCCATTAGACGTGCAGTAGAAAACGCTGAAGATAGTACAACAAATGCTTGGATCGATCTTCAAAATCATAATATCAATTCAAACGATGTGGTTATCGGAATTGCTCGCTTCTGGTACAACTCCATATGTTATTAGCGGTTTAGAAACTTGTAATGAGAATAATATTGTTACAGGATGTATTACTTGTAATGCTGGAAGTCCGTTGGCTTTGACAGCTCAATTTCCTATTGAAGTTGTAGTTGGACCAGAATTTGTAACTGGAAGTTCAAGAATGAAAGCTGGTACTGCGCAGAAATTGGTTTTAAATATGATTTCTACTGCGGCAATGATTCAGCTAGGAAAAGTAAGAGGCAATAAAATGGTCGACATGCAGTTAAGCAATGTGAAATTGGTTGACCGAGGCGTAAAAATGATTATGGACGAAATTTCAGTTTCGTACGACGAAGCTTCTGAATTATTGAAAAAATATGGCGACGTAAGAAATGCTGTTGATAATTATAAAAAATAAAAGGTTTTCTGTGTGGTCATTTAACCGAACAGTACACTAAGATTTATGCAAGGTTCGCAAGGTTTTTGTCCAAAACTTTGCGAACTTTGCCGTTATAAAAGCCTCGCATATAAAAAAACTTGGCGTACTTTGCGGTAAAATACAAGCCAACAACTTGAAACCTGAAACTTGAAACAAAAAACATGGCAACAAACAAACAATTATTAGGAAAAGGAATTAAATATTTGACAGGTGCATTGCCTTTGATGTTTCTTGGGCCATCGTTGATTTACAATGCTTTTCAAAATCAAGGCAACAATTGGCATTATCTGGTTTTAGGAATTGGAATTGCGACCTGTTTGAGTTCTATGGTTTTGATCTTTTTGGGATTGAAAATCATAATGAAAGGGATTTTTAATGACTAAATAATAAAACTAATTCAAACCTAACAGGTTTTAAAAACCTATTAGATTTAATATTTATAAAAAAATGGAAGGCATAATTCACATTCAGAAAACATTTGAGAAAATTGTTTATATCGATAAAAAAATAAACAATCGTGAGTTTGAAGATTGTGTCTTTAAAAACTGTGACTTTTCTAACAGTAATTTCAATTCTAACACTTTCCTCGACTGCGAATTTATTGATTGTAATCTCTCAATGACTAGCTTGGCTGGAACAAGTTTAAAAAACGTCACTTTTAAAAACTGCAAACTTTTAGGAATTGCATTTAACGAATGCGATGATTTTTTATTTCAAGTTTATTTTGATGAATGCGTTTTGGATTACGCGCTATTTTCTAATAAAAAAATGCCGAAAACCAAATTCATTAATTCTTCTGTTCGTGAAGTTACTTTCATCGGAACTAATTTAACAAGCTCTGTTTTTGACAACTGCAACCTTGACGGTGCAATATTCAACGAAACACAATTAGCATCGGTCAATTTTAAAACGGCATACAATTACAAAATTGATCCTGAATTTAATCCGATGAAAAAAGCACAATTTTCTACCGAAGGAATTGTCGGGTTATTAGATAAATACGATATTAAAATTGTGTAGCAAATTATTTTTCTATTGTTCGGAGCGCTTTTTTTATAATGTACAGCGTTTCTTTTACAGGGCTTTCGCGTTTCCATCTTTCACATAAATTCTTTACAAAATCTGGTCTTGTTTTACTGGCATCATTCAACCAGTTTCCAACACTATTCTGCACATATTTTGAAGAATCAGATTTTAGGGAATCTAAAATTTTCAAAGCTAATTCTGGTCTTTTCTTAAGTTCTTCAATATGTTCGCACCAAACTCCTCTTGGTCTTGTTGCTTCGGTTGCAAAGCGTCGAATATTTTCGTCTTTACTAGAAGTCCATTCAGATAAGATTTCAAGGCTTTTTTCTAAATTATTCAGAATATTGGAACGAATTGCCAACCAAGAAATTTCCCTTACACCAAAATGTTTGTCTGCCGCCAAAAACTGAATTTGTTCTAACACTTCTTCTATGTTTAATTCAGATTTTTTTCCAATTGTATAAGCAGACCAACATCGCACCAAATCAGATTTATGGTTTGAAATAGTTGAAATTATATCAGAATCATTATTAAGAATTGATTCTGTCAATATTCCTGTGCCAATTGTTTCATTTATGGTATTGACAGTTTGCTTTTTCAAATTTCTAATATCCATTAAAATAGGTTCCAGATATTCCATCCGATTAGACTCTCTCAAAACATTTTCTAAAAGCTTAGTTTGATTTACTGCTAGCCATTCTATAAGATTAGCAGTTTCAATTTCACCTTTATTAAGCTGTTCTAAAACTAAAACAGGAATATCTTTTATCGATCTTGCTCCTTTACGTTTTACTTCATTCATAGTTTTTAATTTGACTAGCGCAATGTTCTATCATGCTTTAAAAATTTGATTATTTTTGTAAATATCGGAAAGCTTGATAACACTGGCAATACCGCATATTTTTATCCCATAGAGATATAAAAGTCAATTTTATGCAAACAAAGGAACAAAGCACAGAAAATAAAATTTGTCCATTAGAAATTGCTGTAAATACCATCAGCGGAAAATGGAAAATCCCAATTGTATGGCAGATTAATGATGGCAAAAAAAGACCTAGTGAATTTTTACGTGGCATTGCAAAAGTAGATCGGCGTGTTTTAAATCAGCAATTGAATGAAATGGTCGAAGACGGGATATTGGTAAAACAATCTTTTAATGAACTTCCTCCCCGAGTTGAATATTCTTTGACCGAAACGGGAAAACAACTAGTAGAAATTCTCTGGAAATTAAATGATTGGGGGAAAATACTTATTCGGGAAAACAAAATTGAACTTCAATCTTAAAATAGCGAACCATGAAAGCTGATGAATCTTATTTAGAAAGCGTTAAAAAACAATTTTTATATTATAAAATACTTGGCGAAAAAGCAATCGATCAACTCGAACCAACACAGCTTTTTGTTTCGTTTAATGACGACACCAATAGCATTGCTACTATTGTAAAACATATTTCAGGAAATATGCTTTCACGCTGGACAGATTTTCTAACTTCTGACGGAGAAAAAGAATGGCGAAACCGTGATGCCGAATTTGAAAATGATTTACAATCGAAAGAAGAAGTTCTTGAACTTTGGAATAAAGGCTGGAATTGTTTAGAAAATGCTTTACAAAGTTTAAAACCAGAACAACTTTCAGACATTATTTACATCCGAAATGAGGGTCATACAGTTATAGAAGCCATAAATCGTCAATTGGCACATTATCCTTATCATGTTGGACAGATTGTTTTTTATGCCAAACAATTGAAAAACAGTTCATGGAATAGTTTGTCGATTCCGAAAAATAAATCAGGAAATTATAACGCTGAAAAGTTTGCCAAGGAAAAAGAAATCAAGAACTTTACAGACGAAGAATTAAAAAGATTGAAATGATAGAATATTATGCAAATTTTGGCGGGACATGTTGGTGGATCTTAATTAAATTCTGTAAAACAAACTTAACCGAAGAGCAGAGTTCTAAAAATAAAAAACGGAATTTACTTTTTTTGACTTTTATAACTCTTGTAATTTTCTTTTTTATTCTTTAATTAAAAAAGAACTTCTAAAAACCTAAGCCATAGCCCTGATGGAAGCGACATCCTTTTGTGGTGGGGTTCACCACAAAAGATACAGCGTACAGCAGGATTAGCTCCTAAAAAACAACTTATTCAAAATGAAAAAAATTATATTCTTATTTCCTTTTCTTGCTTTAGTATCTTGCTATAATGCAGAGCATAATTGCAAAGATTTTAAAACTGGAAAATTCAAATTTGAAACGGAAGTCAATGGCGAAAAAAAAACTACTTTTTTTGAACGTAAAGACGACATCGAAATTGAAACTTTTGAAGGAAAAACTGATACCGCAACCATTCGTTGGGTAAGCGATTGCGAATATGTTCTCCAGAAAAAACATCCAAAAAATATGGCTGAGGAAAAAGCAATCAGCATGAAAATTTTAACGACTTCTAAAGATTCTTATACTTTTGAATTTGGCTTGGTTGGTTCTGAAGAAAAACAGCGAGGCACCGTTTACAAAGTTGATTAAATAATTAAGCTTTTTTGCTACAAAGGCACAAAGACGCCAAGGACTTATTTCTTTGCGACTTTGTGCCTTTGTGGCAAATTATTATAATGTGTTTCTTTTACATTTCTATTTTAAATAGTACATTAGAACTTTAATCTAACCAAATGAAAAATACCATTTCGCAAAGGGTTGCTGATTTTTTAAAGAATTATCCGCCGTTTAATTTTCTTCATCAGAAAGACTTAGAAAAGCTATCTGAACAAATTTCTATTATTTATAAAGAAAAAGATGCTGTGATTTTTGCTGAAAATGACAAAACGCATGATTCTTTTTATGTGGTTCATAAAGGTGCCGTTGCTCTTAAAAAAGTACTAAAAATACAGTTTTAGACATGTGTGACGAAGGTGATATTTTTGGATTACGTCCGCTTTTAGCGCAAGAAAACTATATTATGGAGGCTGTCGCGCATGAAGAAAGCATTTTATATGCCATTCCGATTGCGGTTTTTAAACCTTATGCTCTAGAAAATAGAAATGTTGGTAATTTCTTGATTGAAAGTTATGCCTCTAACACACGAAATCCATATTCTGACATTCATAAAGATAAATTATATGGTGACGATGATCAGCTTCACGAAAATCTTCATTCCAGCAATCATTCTTTTGACTTAGCACCTATAAAATATTCTAAAAAAATTGTGACCTGCAGTCCATCAACTACAGTAAAGGATGTTGCAAAAATCATGAATAAAAAGA
It encodes:
- a CDS encoding pentapeptide repeat-containing protein is translated as MEGIIHIQKTFEKIVYIDKKINNREFEDCVFKNCDFSNSNFNSNTFLDCEFIDCNLSMTSLAGTSLKNVTFKNCKLLGIAFNECDDFLFQVYFDECVLDYALFSNKKMPKTKFINSSVREVTFIGTNLTSSVFDNCNLDGAIFNETQLASVNFKTAYNYKIDPEFNPMKKAQFSTEGIVGLLDKYDIKIV
- a CDS encoding TonB-dependent receptor domain-containing protein; the protein is MKKLNLLILLLLPLFCLAQSTLKGKVASETKSLEWAEISIVNMEGKIIDGTTTKEDGSFEVNLKNGFYKIEISLLGFTAYEKEISLEKNTDLGTIVLKENETKLVEVVVQSKKKTIEQKTDRLVYNLENNVTTTGGDALSAINTAPGVVVKNDVITILGKGTSRVMIDGRLIELTGEELNNFLKSISVADIKNIEVISNPPAKYEADGTGGLINIIMKKGVRDSWKNSTTVSYDQNKYGIYTLRDNFFYSKNKFRFSASVNGRTGYKNSIENLDMYFPDGLSKMDADTKVKNESFSGKLALDYDLSKRTTIGFQFMNDRNNPDFGSDIRIEKYNIENELQNVTLNKSFTDKGSKNQTYNAHLITKLDSLNRKLSFDVDYFNYNSKFDRDFIANNYNSDMEFIDINQAGRNISNQDIDNWSFKADMEHPFQAFNLSYGAKMSFTNSISDVVFYNTITGIPELDLSQSNRFKYTENNQAVYINGDKKINEKWSLQMGLRLENTQTNGFSETMNQENVNDYLKLFPTFYASYKKNDNNTFSLNYGKRINRPRFDLLNPFRVYINSNSYSEGNPFLKPSFSDNFELAHSYKEVLRTSIFVNAITNGYGVVFTSNPETNTQIVTRENYYKGLNYGLGETYSATLADWWQSENTLYFLGSETKFIKDINATPSNSLQIDFTTNNTFVLGKNTKLQVDFNYSSPFKSGLYEVGYVSSFDIGFKQDLLNKTLQIAFLANDIFNTSYLKDFTSVVNGVKQVYSQNESNRFVRLSVIYNFGNKKINVKERNFGNQEERKRAN
- a CDS encoding class I SAM-dependent methyltransferase; the encoded protein is MSEKHNAPIQNQEDDNQNWYSSWFDTPYYHILYKDRNYREAQVFMDNLTHYLNLPEKAKVLDLACGKGRHSIYLNQLGYDVLGADLSENSIAEASKNSNETLHFKVHDMREPFEEKFDAIFNLFTSFGYFESDDDNLTTLKAIKESLSEYGFAVIDFMNVPNVIENLVPEEIKTVDEIDFHIKRYLEDGHIFKEIDFEDQGRKYHFTEKVKALTLKDFQDLMDEAGIFLLDIFGDYKLKKFHKTESERLIMIFK
- a CDS encoding helix-turn-helix domain-containing protein encodes the protein MYLYTEDHRNLEIFRSTFCLLGMPSFYLYVLAVCYSDFRLKWKHLVHVLPFVIVNLIFIPRIYSSINEGSFIGPLNSMSEIYFIQILIEFQYVFYIVSVFLILKKYKEIYLENYANPSISAYKFLFQMTCVFLIAHSIVALKNVLRYSGFREIFLWANVLVGTIALFITCWFIMKALKHPELFRGVNSKLVLTKDILPEIEEKPETVNKQNDLIGTQIATLKQYMTEKEPFLDPSLTIQELANQINIPVRDLSILINHHIDQHFFDFVNEYRIQKAMHILKDQTKSQLTVLEILYEVGFNSKSSFNTSFKKYTNLTPTAYRKG
- a CDS encoding DUF6095 family protein, whose product is MATNKQLLGKGIKYLTGALPLMFLGPSLIYNAFQNQGNNWHYLVLGIGIATCLSSMVLIFLGLKIIMKGIFND
- a CDS encoding ZIP family metal transporter yields the protein MNYLLPLFSVLLGYGIALFIKPENKNNLKLLLAFSGSFLLSLTVMHLLPDVYESHNHNIGIFIMVGILFQIVLEFFSKGAEHGHVHGHAKMSQIPWLLFISLCIHAFLEGFPVSHHHGLAVGIAIHHLPIAVILTTFFINADLNKKAIFVFMLTFALMTPLGTVASEYLPFLSKYYTEITAIVIGILFHISSTIIFESGEGHKFNVAKVSMIVLGILLAFFLK
- a CDS encoding aspartate/glutamate racemase family protein, whose amino-acid sequence is MRKIGLIGGISWVSTSDYYTLINKGINEKLGGLNFSECLIYSFNYADIKKNNDANDWDSTFNMLFKAAEVLKSGGAEAILLCANTMHLIADRLQQAIDIPLIHIAEETAIEIQKKEIKKVGLLGTKFTMELDFFKDKLAEKGIETIIPNSEADKDFIHYTIFEELGRGIATEETKKRYLEIANELIKNGAEGIILGCTEIPLVIKEGDLNVPIFDTTLIHTQASN
- a CDS encoding THUMP domain-containing class I SAM-dependent RNA methyltransferase translates to MEENFKMIAKCFFGFEEILEKELRTLGAQDVEKGVRMVSFKGDKGFMYKANLSLRTALKVLKPIYFFRANNEQALYKGISGLNWSKYLNANQTFVIDTTVHSTYFNHSEFVSQKCKDAIVDQFRERTGQRPSIDKQHPDLRINIHIDRDQVSVALDTSGASLHQRGYRTATNIAPINEVLAAGILLLSGWDGQSHFLDPMCGSGTFLAEAAMIACNIPANINRKEFAFEKWKDWDNDLFDTIVDSLMKKTREFHFTIKGFDKAPSAVSKAKDNIRNANLEDYVTVFEENFFDTEKETEGKLHIVFNPPYDERLDIHMERFYASIGDTLKKNYPGTDAWFITANLEALKFVGLKPSRKIKLFNASLEARLVKYEMYEGSKRTKFQV